A segment of the Nostoc sp. TCL26-01 genome:
CATTGTCATTTGCGATCTTGATGACCGATGTCTGAGTGCTTTTCGCAAAGAACTACTGGAACTTGTAAGTTCTTGTGATCCTCGACCAAAGACACAATTTTGCATCGCTATTGAGGAAGGAGAAGCATGGTACTTGGGTGATTTAACCGCAGTGACGACAGCTTATCCAAGTGCCAAACAAACAGTCCTAAATTCATACATCAATGATAAGATTTGTGGCACATGGGAGAAGTTAGCCGACGCATTATATTCTGGAGGTTTGCAAAAGTTGTCTAAACGTGGTTATCAGGCAATTGGTAAAGAGAAAGCAACTTGGGCTGAAACGATATCTCCCCTTATGGACATTGACAATAATAAATCACCAAGCTTCTGCTATTTTCGAGATCAACTTCGACGTTTAAGTGGGGATTAGGGCAAACAACAGATAATGTAAAGACTAGGCATTTTCTGTAAATAAACTTCCCCCACCCATCAATAAACCAATTTCCTCTATGGTTGCTGTCTGTGCGTCCAGAATAGCGACAAACTCACCTCTGTAGATAACGGCAATGCGATCGCTCATTGCCATGATTGCTTCTAACTCTGTAGAAATGTACAATATTCCTGCACCGCGATCGCGTTGTGTTAACAATTGCCCATGAACTGCGGCTGTCGCCCCGATATCTAATCCCCGTGTGGGTTGCATGGCGACAATTAAATCTGGTTCTCCTGCTAGTTCTCGTGCCAAAACTACTTTTTGTTGATTTCCTCCAGATAACTGACTAACTTTGATATCTTCCCCAGTCGCCCGAATATCAAAGGTTTGCATTGCCATTTGGGCATGATGTTTGATGGTTGCTGATTGTAATAGAAAATGACGACAGAATGGCAGGTTTTTAAAAACTTTTAAAATTAGGTTTTGGGCAATATTAAATTGTAAAACCAAGCCCATTTTCTGTCTATCTTCCGGAATATAACCTACTTTCTTTGTTGCTGAAGCTAGGTTTTTAAAATCCATCTTTCCCTGATTTATCTTGCGTAAACCTGTAATCGCATCTGCTAATTCTCTTTGTCCATTGCCATCTACACCAGCAATTCCCAAAATTTCTCCAGCCCGCAGTTGAAAAGATATATCACGAACTGCTTTCACACCTCTATCATCAGTAACTTGCAAATTTTGCACTGAGAGTATCACCTCTCCCGGTGCAGTGACAGATTTATCAACTTGTAACACCACATCACGTCCCACCATTAATTCGGCTAATTGTTGGGGTGTTGTGGCTTGAGTTGTGGTTGTGGCTACTACCTGACCTCGGCGTAAAACTGTGACTGTATCACAGAGATTTATAACTTCTTCTAATTTATGACTGATAAAAATAATTGTGTTTCCAGCATTAGCTAATTGTCGTAAAATAGCTATGAATATTTTTACTTCTGGGGGTGTTAACACTGCTGTTGGTTCATCCAGAATTAACAGTTTAGCCTGACGATAAAGAACTTTGAGAATTTCTACACGCTGTTGTATTCCTACAGGTAAATCTGCTATTTTTGCTGTCGGATTAACTTCTATGCCATAAGCTTGAGATAAAGTTGCGATCGCTTGTTGTTTTTGCTCTAGATTTAAACGCCAACTATTCTCCGTACCTAAAATAATATTTTCGGTGACAGTTAACTGAGGCACCAGCATGAAATGTTGATGTATCATGCCAATGCCTAGTTTTATCGCTTCATGTGGTGAACTAATTTTTACTGGTTGATTGTGCAGATAAATTTGTCCAGCATCAGGTTGAGATAAACCACTGACAATATTCATTAAGGTGGTTTTACCCGCGCCATTTTCCCCTAAAATTCCATGAATTTTCCCACTCTCAACACTCAAGCTAATATGATCATTAGCGATAAATGAGTTAAAGCGTTTGGTAATATTTTCTAAGCGTAAATCCATTTATGCTTTTTTCACGCAACGTGTATCTTTACCAGCTTCCCGACAAGTGATAAAAGTAATTTTTTTATCAACAATTTCCTGTTTCACTTTCAAGGCATTTTGTTTAACTGCTGTCGGGACTGCTGCTGCGAATTTACCTAAATATAAAATATCGGGTCTTTCTAAACCTATGGTATATATCTGTCCTGTTAATTGTTTTTGTTTTGCTAGTTCTGCTAAATAAGCTATGGCTACATCCAATTTTTTCACGGCACTGGTTAACACCGCTTTGGGGGCAATATCTAACTGGTCTTTTGTATTGCCAAAAGCATACACGCCTTTGTCACTAGCTGTTTGTAATACGGCTGGTGATGCACTATCTAACCATTGATAAATCACATCATTACCAGCAGAAATCAAAGCCAGTGTGGCTTCTTTGGCTTTAGCAACATCATTCCAATCACCTGTAAATGTAGGAGTAATCTGCACATTGGGTTTAACTGATTTTGCACCTAATTCAAATCCACGTAATTCTTCTTGTGTGGCTGAAAATTCTTGTCCGGCAATATAAGCTAATTTATTCGATTTAGTCATGGCTGCGCCAATCATGCCACACAAATAACTTCCTTGGAGATGATCTATTCGCAAAGAAGCAATGTTTTCTCCTTTGAGATTACCATTGACACCAACAAAAAATGTGTTGGGAAATTGGGCTGCGACTTGTTCAATGGCTGCATCAAATTGTCCACCGTGGGCGAACACCAAATTATAACCCTTGCGTGCAAAGTCTGTTAAGACTTCGCTTTGATCTGCTTGGGCGACTTGTTCTACATAGGTGATTTCTGCACCCAGCTTTTGTTTTGCTAGGTTCACTCCTTCATAACCAGACTGATTCCATGCTTGATCTGTAATCACTCCAGGGAGAGCGATCGCTATTTTAAACCCATCTGTGCTACTTGTCGTTGTTGGTGTCGTTGTTTGGTTACTACTACAAGCTTTCAGTAACAATCCAGTAGCAAAAGTAGCTGAACCATACACAAAAAATTTCCGGCGGCTAAAACCTAGCTTCATATATAGTAGGGGATTGGGGAACTCGAGGCCCCCTCTGGGGATAAGGGGTAATAGGGATAGGGGATTGGAGACAGGGGATAGGGTGGAAAGTTTCTTTGTATAGGACTCATATTTGATTTTTGTTAGCGTAGCCTGCGCTTACGCATACAAAACTCAGTACACCTTTATTCTTTCTTAAGAGTCACCAGTCCCCAGTCCCCAGTCCCTTACCTCTACGAGTGATTCAGAAATCAAAAAACAACTCTCTTTTTTAACCTTGATTTTCCTAGCCTTTAGCCCTAATTTGCATATTATTTTAATCTTCTTTTAAGAAAAATCATCAAAAAATCATATTTTCTTTACACAAAAAACAAAATTCCTGTCTACTGGAGATATTAGACTATGACTGCATATCAAAATAAAGTTCACAAATTAAAGATTTTACTAAGTCAAAACAATGGTACTCAGCATAAAAATTTTACTTTTCTGGAGTGATAAAATGCTTATATATCAAGCAATATAGTCATTCCTGGTAATTGACTTTTGGCAAAAATGCCATCAATAACACAGTTAAGTTTACGCAAAAACTTTATACTACAGTGGTTTTTGTATGAGCAAAAAGTAAATTTGGGTATTGATAATATCCATATACATATATCAATGATAGAATTACTTAGGTACAGCTTTTTAAATAAAAAGATTGACTGTGAAACTATAAACACTTATTTACTGTTGACGCTAACCAATTGTGAAGAGTAAATAATAAATTCCATCATGTAATCTACGAAGTATGAAAAAAATGAGAGATTATATGGGCGATCGCGTGCATCATAACAAGGGTAGGTTTTACTGGGAGTGGATACTGAAGGCTGTATTATATACAACCTGTTCAGCGACATTGATGACTTCCAGCTACTTCATCGTCAAAGGCTTATTTTTTTACTACAGTTCTATTACCAAATCCAGCTATCCTACGTCCGTTCCTTGGATTAATAACAAATTTCAATGCGAATATAGCGGTAGAACCTGGAGTAGAAATAACTGTTGGGATGAAGAGCAAAGTCCTTGGTTTTAACTAGACTGTCGCCAGTGTATTGGTATTTCTAAATTATCAGGTAATCGAGTTGTGCGATCGCCCACTGCCATACTAATCTGCTGTGAGTACAAATTTTTTACACCTGTCAGGATTGCCCCTGCTAATTTCACATCACAAAAGTTAGCTTCAGACAGGTTAGCCCCGACAAGATTAGCATGAGCCAGATTAGCTTCATAGAAAGTAACTCGATGTAAATTTGCTCCCATCAAGTTAGCCTTAGACAAATCTGCTTGCGTTAGACTAGCCCCAGTAAAGTCGGCAAATAAAACTTCTGTCTGCTGTAATTTAGCTGCATTTAAGTTAGCACCAACTAAACTAGCTCCATTCAGGTTAGCGCCTTGCAAGTTAGCACCAATTAAACCACAATGATACAAGTTAGCTTTCCCCAGTTTCGCCCCTTGTAAGTTAGCCAGAAATAACTTCGCTCCAGCCAGATTAGCTAATTTCAAGATGGCTTGTTGTAAATTGGCTTTATAAAGATTGGCTCCTGACAAGTTCGCCCCACGCAGACTTACCCCAAACAGATTAGCTCCTCGTAAATTGGCCCCACTCAAATCAGCACGATTTAAATTTGCTGCTTGTAGACTAGCCTCTAGCAGATTTGCTTTAAATAAACTAGCCTCAAACATCATCGCGCCAACAAGTTTAGCACCTTCCAAATTAGCTCCACTCAGATTACAGCCACGCAAATCAGCGCCCCGGAAATTACAACCACGTAAGTCTGCTCGTTGTAAATTAGCTCCCAATAGTTCAGCCCGCCGTAGATTAGTATTGCGTAAATCCAGCTTTTTCCCTTCTTCATCGTGTTGAGCATTACGTCTACCAATCACAGTTAATGCTGCTTGAATATCTCTGCGAATTTTTGCTGCTGCTTGTTCTGGAACTTGCAATGGCAACTGCTGTATCCGAGGCTCATTGTTTTTATACTTACTTATATATGTCGATGGTGCATCTTCTTCTGTTTGTGCTTCTACTTCCCCAAAAGCTGCATTCTCTCGCACAAAAGCTGTTAAAACCTCTATCACTGTCCAGTATTCTTGGGGAAAATCTTCTGCAACTCTTTCTAAAACGTAAATTGCGCCTATCCGAGTTTCTATTTTCTCATGACCAAGTTGGGCGATCGCTGTCATTAAGCGTTCAGAGATGAGCTTATCTTGAGAGAGTTTAGTATTCTGGATGCCAAGTTCCCAATTTTTTTCCGATGCTAAAGCATTTGTTTGGAGAGCTTCGACGCGCTTGGCTGTATAGTATGTATTAATCATTACAGCCAATCCCAAAAAAATAATCGCACTAGTGGTTAAGGCTTGATTTTTAGACTGTATTTGTTGCTGAGTTGTCGTACCTTCCGGGTGAGAAGATGTCAATAAAATCAGAACTATAGAAAATACAAATATCAGAGTTAGAGCAATTAACCAGCGCCAGATTTTGTCTGTCTTATTAGCAGACATAATAGTCCTGTTCCTCACCACACACAATTCATATTTATGTGTTTAAGAAAACATTATACCATTTAAATTTGGATTTCCAACCAACATAGGTGAGTTTTGTCTTTGTAGACGCGATTTCTCATCACCCAAGAGAGCAACATATTAGACTTTTCAAACACCCTCTGACAGCTTGCAGTTAACCAAGAGTAAATCTATTCCATTCATGATGATAGGAATTTTCTCTTCAGATATATTCAACTGCTGAAAACAATTATTTCTATATTCTGCTTTTTGCAGAAAATTATTGATAGCTTTAACTAGTGGCTTTTTGACTTCGTAGCTTTCTTCAGCTTTAGTAATTGCTCTGGCTGGTATTTCGTTGTTTTGGCGCAATATCGCTAAATCAATTAAATCTCTAGATTGTGTGCTTGTATCATTCCACCTATCAGCATTAGCCATAAGTTTTGAGGTAAATCTGTCACTGATGCTCAGACAAGGAATTTTTGTCCATTGGGGATAAACAGGAGGATCTAAAACAAAATTGCCATTAGCGACAATTTCTACTTTAATCGTTGTTCCATCTACAGTTACAGGAAAGCGAATGCCATATTGATTGGCTATACTTTCACCTAATTGGATATCTATTGTATTTTGAAATAATGCGATAATCCCTTCGTCATAAATTAAATTTCTTAAGTACTTGTAACTTTCCGTGCCATAGGGAAAGAGAAAATCAATATTTTTACTCAATCTATATTCATTATATTCTAATGCTATCAGTGTACCACCAGCTAAATAAGCGTTAGCTTGATGAAAAACTTCAGGTTTAAAAGCATTGATAATTTTGAGGATTTGCTGATGCTGTACAAAATTAAACATTTCTAAATCAGATACTATCCAAGAATTATATTTTTTGCCTAAATAATGTACAAAATCTTTTTCTTCGGCTTGAAGATTATTGAATGTAGTTTGGTAATCCCAATAGCGTTGATACAATTGGAGCTTTTCTTGCTCTGTCAATTGATATACATTTTTTAGCTGCCAACCAATAGATTCTAGGAAGGGAAGATTGTGTGAATTGAGCATCACTATTTACGCAATGGCTATGACATCTTTGATGTTTTTATACATTGATTTCTATTTTATCAGAATTTTAATTCCCATTACATCGGCTCGATTGTGGTTAATTTTGCTTCGCGGAGATTCGCGCCTGTGAGTATTGTCTGATGAAAAAATACATCCTCTAAATTAGCTAAATAAAGATTTGCCCCTTGCAAATTAGCATTTGTGAGATTTGCACCAGCTAAATTAGCTGCACTGAGAATTGCTCCAGATAAATTAGCACCAGTCAAATTAGCACCAGCCAAATTAGCCGCACTGAGAATAGAATCAGATAAATTAGCGCCAGTCAAATTAGCATCAGCTAAATTAACTTGATAGAGATTAGCTTGTACTAGGTTGGCTTGTCGTAAATCTGCCCCTCTCATATTCGTATAACTCAAATCTAATTGTTCACTTTGAGGATATTGGTGCGGATTTCTACTGATAATCACAGTTAGGGCAGCTTGAATTTCCTCCCGCATGAGTAATGTTGAGTTACTGCTAACAAGCATTTGCGGATGAGTTATTTCCTGATTTTTTACAAAGCTAGCCAGAGCTTCTATAATTAGCCAGTGATATTGTGGATGCTCGTTAGCTAATTGTCCTAGCTGATAAATCACACTGAGTTTATTTTCTATTTGTTGATGATGTATATTTTCTAGAGCTATCTTTAAGTATTGAGGGATATGATGCGATCTGCGGGAGAAAAACAACTTCTGTAAATCACTTTGTATCAGTTGAGGATTAAACACTATCTGGGGGAAGATATTTGCCGATGTAATATGAGTACTTTGTATCTTTTTTGTAGTCAATCGACAAATATTAAGAATTACTGTAAACATAGGTAAGTTATTCTTTAGGCATTAGCTTACCCTTGCTATTTTCTATATTTTTTTTTAGTTTGAGTAGTGGTAAATCTAACGATTATTTACTATTATGTGACAGTAAATATTACTTACCGTTACAGCATAGATAAATAAAGATACTCGTGATTGTCAGTAGGTCAATAGTCAATAGTCCATAGTCCATAGTCCATAGTTAATAGTCCATAGTCAAAATCAAGTTTTTTCGGGTAATGTAAAATCATCAAGATCCGATGCTCAATTACCCATACTTATGACTAAAAAAATCACAGCGATCGCTATATTTGATATAGATGGTGTTGTGCGTGATGTTGGCAATTCCTATCGCCGAGCGATCGCTGACACAGTAGAATACTTTACAAACACAGCTTATCGTCCCACATCCCTAGACATTGACCAACTTAAATCTGAAGGTATCTGGAACAATGACTGGGAAGCATCTCAGGAATTAATCTATCGTTACTTTGCCACACAAGGACAATCTCGTGAGCAAGTACAACTAGACTACGACAAGATTGTGACTTTTTTTCAAGCCCGTTATCGCGGCACAGACCCAGATAATTGGACAGGGTATATTTGTGATGAACCTTTATTATTAAAACCCAGTTATTTAGACGAACTCACACAAGCTGATATCGCCTGGGGCTTTTTTAGTGGTGCGACTCGTGGTTCTGCTACCTATGTTTTAGAAAAACGTCTGGGCTTAAAGTCTCCAGTGCTAATTTCGATGGAAGACGCACCAAGTAAACCAGATCCCACCGGACTTTTTGCTACCGTCAGTCAGTTAGAAAATGGTTTAGAGGAAACAGCTGTAGTCATATACGTCGGTGACACCGTAGCTGATATGTACACAGTCAGCAAAGCCAAGGAACTCAAGCCACACCGCACGTGGATAGGCGTAGGTATTCTACCACCCCACGTCCAAGAAACCCCAGCCCGTAGTCATGCTTACACAAAAACTTTAATCACCGCCGGCGCATCTATAGTATTCAGCAATGTTGAGCAGTTAAATTCACGGCAAATTGAGCAGTTAG
Coding sequences within it:
- a CDS encoding DUF4276 family protein codes for the protein MTIWMQGEYMHFEILIEDISGKKALDILVPKIINIEQHTFNIHSYKGIGHIPQGLKSTSDPKKRILLDQLPRLIQGYGNTFASYPSDYYAVLIVICDLDDRCLSAFRKELLELVSSCDPRPKTQFCIAIEEGEAWYLGDLTAVTTAYPSAKQTVLNSYINDKICGTWEKLADALYSGGLQKLSKRGYQAIGKEKATWAETISPLMDIDNNKSPSFCYFRDQLRRLSGD
- a CDS encoding pentapeptide repeat-containing protein, with the translated sequence MSANKTDKIWRWLIALTLIFVFSIVLILLTSSHPEGTTTQQQIQSKNQALTTSAIIFLGLAVMINTYYTAKRVEALQTNALASEKNWELGIQNTKLSQDKLISERLMTAIAQLGHEKIETRIGAIYVLERVAEDFPQEYWTVIEVLTAFVRENAAFGEVEAQTEEDAPSTYISKYKNNEPRIQQLPLQVPEQAAAKIRRDIQAALTVIGRRNAQHDEEGKKLDLRNTNLRRAELLGANLQRADLRGCNFRGADLRGCNLSGANLEGAKLVGAMMFEASLFKANLLEASLQAANLNRADLSGANLRGANLFGVSLRGANLSGANLYKANLQQAILKLANLAGAKLFLANLQGAKLGKANLYHCGLIGANLQGANLNGASLVGANLNAAKLQQTEVLFADFTGASLTQADLSKANLMGANLHRVTFYEANLAHANLVGANLSEANFCDVKLAGAILTGVKNLYSQQISMAVGDRTTRLPDNLEIPIHWRQSS
- a CDS encoding nucleotidyl transferase AbiEii/AbiGii toxin family protein, with product MLNSHNLPFLESIGWQLKNVYQLTEQEKLQLYQRYWDYQTTFNNLQAEEKDFVHYLGKKYNSWIVSDLEMFNFVQHQQILKIINAFKPEVFHQANAYLAGGTLIALEYNEYRLSKNIDFLFPYGTESYKYLRNLIYDEGIIALFQNTIDIQLGESIANQYGIRFPVTVDGTTIKVEIVANGNFVLDPPVYPQWTKIPCLSISDRFTSKLMANADRWNDTSTQSRDLIDLAILRQNNEIPARAITKAEESYEVKKPLVKAINNFLQKAEYRNNCFQQLNISEEKIPIIMNGIDLLLVNCKLSEGV
- a CDS encoding BMP family protein codes for the protein MKLGFSRRKFFVYGSATFATGLLLKACSSNQTTTPTTTSSTDGFKIAIALPGVITDQAWNQSGYEGVNLAKQKLGAEITYVEQVAQADQSEVLTDFARKGYNLVFAHGGQFDAAIEQVAAQFPNTFFVGVNGNLKGENIASLRIDHLQGSYLCGMIGAAMTKSNKLAYIAGQEFSATQEELRGFELGAKSVKPNVQITPTFTGDWNDVAKAKEATLALISAGNDVIYQWLDSASPAVLQTASDKGVYAFGNTKDQLDIAPKAVLTSAVKKLDVAIAYLAELAKQKQLTGQIYTIGLERPDILYLGKFAAAVPTAVKQNALKVKQEIVDKKITFITCREAGKDTRCVKKA
- a CDS encoding ABC transporter ATP-binding protein produces the protein MDLRLENITKRFNSFIANDHISLSVESGKIHGILGENGAGKTTLMNIVSGLSQPDAGQIYLHNQPVKISSPHEAIKLGIGMIHQHFMLVPQLTVTENIILGTENSWRLNLEQKQQAIATLSQAYGIEVNPTAKIADLPVGIQQRVEILKVLYRQAKLLILDEPTAVLTPPEVKIFIAILRQLANAGNTIIFISHKLEEVINLCDTVTVLRRGQVVATTTTQATTPQQLAELMVGRDVVLQVDKSVTAPGEVILSVQNLQVTDDRGVKAVRDISFQLRAGEILGIAGVDGNGQRELADAITGLRKINQGKMDFKNLASATKKVGYIPEDRQKMGLVLQFNIAQNLILKVFKNLPFCRHFLLQSATIKHHAQMAMQTFDIRATGEDIKVSQLSGGNQQKVVLARELAGEPDLIVAMQPTRGLDIGATAAVHGQLLTQRDRGAGILYISTELEAIMAMSDRIAVIYRGEFVAILDAQTATIEEIGLLMGGGSLFTENA
- a CDS encoding pentapeptide repeat-containing protein, producing the protein MFTVILNICRLTTKKIQSTHITSANIFPQIVFNPQLIQSDLQKLFFSRRSHHIPQYLKIALENIHHQQIENKLSVIYQLGQLANEHPQYHWLIIEALASFVKNQEITHPQMLVSSNSTLLMREEIQAALTVIISRNPHQYPQSEQLDLSYTNMRGADLRQANLVQANLYQVNLADANLTGANLSDSILSAANLAGANLTGANLSGAILSAANLAGANLTNANLQGANLYLANLEDVFFHQTILTGANLREAKLTTIEPM
- a CDS encoding TIGR01548 family HAD-type hydrolase, translated to MTKKITAIAIFDIDGVVRDVGNSYRRAIADTVEYFTNTAYRPTSLDIDQLKSEGIWNNDWEASQELIYRYFATQGQSREQVQLDYDKIVTFFQARYRGTDPDNWTGYICDEPLLLKPSYLDELTQADIAWGFFSGATRGSATYVLEKRLGLKSPVLISMEDAPSKPDPTGLFATVSQLENGLEETAVVIYVGDTVADMYTVSKAKELKPHRTWIGVGILPPHVQETPARSHAYTKTLITAGASIVFSNVEQLNSRQIEQLAGE